In a single window of the Prosthecobacter sp. SYSU 5D2 genome:
- a CDS encoding catalase — protein sequence MPTSSKAASTPAPKCPYTGQAPAETHQTASDLKQTLTTNHGVPISDNQNSLKAGLRGPTLLEDFVLREKITHFDHERIPERIVHARGSGAHGYFQVYESLADITKAAFLQNPKVKTEVFVRFSTVAGGAGSGDLPRDVRGFAVKFYTTEGNYDLVGNNIPVFFIQDAMKFPDLVHSVKMEPDRGFPQAASAHDNFWDFASLSPETMHMLMWTMSDRAIPRSLRMIEGFGVHTFRLVNAEGVSRFVKFHWRPKLGAAFVLWDEAVKINGADPDFHRRDLWDSIEKGDFPEWELGLQVFDEETAATLDFDVLDATKLIPEEIVPLRMVGKLVLNRNADNFFAETEQVAFLPSNIVPGIEFSNDPLLQGRLFSYQDTQLSRLGGPNFHQIPVNAPRCPMRNFQRDGLRQMEVPKGRVNYEPNSFDGGAPRENPTHGFVTYPEEMDGAKLRKRSETFADHYSQARQFYRSMTAPEQTHIISAFAFELAKVETKPIRLRMLGHLANIDSELHDGVAEALGMSEEAEAITPAVASRDLDPSPSLSLIHKAPVTLQGRKIGVLVTEGFDSTMLMSLQQRAKKEKASVAVIAPKVGGAMDSEGTLFEADFPISGGPSIFFDAVVILASEEGAQDLATQAAAVDWVSNAFAHLKVIGHTPEAQPLLDRAGVKPDEGILPLPTETALSKYITTAKKGRLWERECALRRPG from the coding sequence ATGCCCACCTCTTCCAAAGCCGCTTCAACACCTGCGCCCAAATGTCCATATACCGGACAGGCCCCCGCAGAAACGCACCAGACTGCCAGTGACTTGAAACAGACGCTCACCACCAACCACGGCGTCCCCATCTCCGACAACCAAAACTCCCTGAAGGCAGGGCTGCGCGGCCCTACCTTGCTGGAGGACTTTGTGCTGCGCGAAAAGATCACCCACTTCGACCACGAGCGAATCCCGGAGCGCATTGTCCATGCGCGGGGTTCAGGGGCGCATGGTTACTTCCAGGTGTATGAATCTCTGGCTGACATCACCAAGGCGGCTTTTTTGCAAAATCCGAAGGTGAAGACAGAGGTCTTTGTCCGCTTTTCCACCGTGGCCGGTGGTGCAGGATCGGGTGACCTGCCGCGTGATGTGCGCGGTTTTGCGGTGAAGTTTTATACGACTGAGGGTAATTATGACCTGGTGGGTAACAACATCCCGGTCTTCTTCATTCAGGACGCGATGAAGTTTCCGGATCTGGTCCACTCTGTGAAAATGGAGCCTGATCGCGGCTTCCCGCAGGCGGCTTCCGCGCATGATAACTTTTGGGACTTCGCCTCCCTCAGCCCGGAGACCATGCACATGCTCATGTGGACCATGTCAGACCGCGCCATCCCGCGCTCCCTGCGCATGATTGAGGGATTCGGCGTGCACACCTTCCGCCTGGTCAATGCCGAGGGCGTTTCCAGATTCGTCAAATTCCACTGGCGGCCCAAGCTGGGGGCCGCCTTTGTCCTGTGGGATGAAGCGGTGAAAATCAACGGGGCGGATCCTGACTTCCATCGTCGTGACCTTTGGGACTCCATTGAAAAAGGCGACTTCCCGGAGTGGGAGCTGGGACTGCAAGTCTTTGATGAGGAAACAGCCGCCACGTTGGACTTCGATGTCCTGGATGCCACCAAGCTCATCCCGGAAGAAATCGTCCCCCTGCGCATGGTGGGCAAGCTGGTTCTGAACCGCAATGCGGACAACTTTTTTGCGGAGACGGAGCAGGTGGCCTTCCTGCCTTCCAACATTGTGCCAGGCATTGAATTCTCCAATGATCCTCTCCTGCAGGGCCGCCTGTTCTCCTACCAGGACACGCAGCTCTCGCGGCTGGGCGGGCCGAACTTTCACCAAATTCCTGTCAATGCACCGCGCTGCCCGATGCGCAATTTCCAGCGTGATGGTCTGCGGCAGATGGAGGTGCCGAAAGGCCGGGTGAACTACGAACCGAACAGTTTCGATGGCGGTGCTCCTCGTGAAAATCCCACGCACGGATTTGTCACATATCCGGAAGAAATGGATGGGGCCAAACTGCGTAAACGATCCGAAACATTCGCGGACCACTATTCCCAGGCACGCCAATTTTACCGTTCCATGACTGCTCCAGAGCAAACCCACATCATCAGCGCTTTCGCCTTTGAGCTGGCGAAAGTGGAAACCAAACCCATCCGCCTGCGGATGCTGGGGCACCTAGCCAATATTGATTCCGAGCTTCATGACGGAGTCGCCGAGGCCCTCGGGATGAGCGAAGAAGCCGAGGCCATCACACCCGCTGTGGCCTCCCGCGATCTGGATCCATCTCCGAGTCTGAGTCTGATTCACAAAGCACCCGTGACGCTTCAGGGACGCAAGATCGGCGTGTTGGTCACGGAAGGATTTGATTCCACTATGCTGATGTCCTTGCAGCAGCGGGCGAAAAAGGAAAAGGCTTCTGTAGCCGTCATTGCCCCTAAAGTGGGCGGGGCCATGGACAGTGAAGGAACGCTCTTTGAGGCCGATTTCCCCATCTCCGGCGGGCCGTCCATTTTCTTTGATGCCGTGGTCATCCTCGCGTCCGAAGAAGGTGCGCAGGATCTCGCCACCCAGGCTGCGGCGGTAGACTGGGTGAGCAATGCCTTTGCTCACTTGAAAGTCATCGGCCACACACCTGAAGCCCAGCCCTTGCTAGATCGCGCTGGGGTGAAGCCCGATGAAGGCATCCTGCCTTTGCCGACTGAAACCGCCCTTTCCAAATACATCACCACCGCCAAAAAAGGCCGCCTTTGGGAGCGCGAGTGTGCGCTTAGAAGGCCGGGTTAA
- a CDS encoding beta-ketoacyl-[acyl-carrier-protein] synthase family protein, protein MVSVPSQRILITGAGIVSPLGLDWQENETSFRANRTAFRPVTMFDVSQRIAKTAAHVDLPTERLFFKTPRRREALIDRGTKMLLLALRETLAMAKMSGLEGVDAIIIGTSAGAMGIGQDYFRHATSSPAKIPGQISRLEFYQPQRQLNAIAQEFGWHGPMIIVSNACASGANAIGDAMAMIQTGKARRVIAGGYDALAELVYAGFDTLRALAPSGIPRPFDAARDGLALGEGAALVLLESESAAAERRAEAIAVAAGYATATDLHHLTQPDPAGKAAIRTMTGACAMAGITPGEVSYINSHGTGTPYNDVAEASAIQAWAGADAAKISLSSTKSAMGHLLGGAGAVEAVICLMAMRGQWMPGSLNIRETDPAVSFDLVHSFREAPVPIALTNSFGFGGTNATLVFTQCEAAPGKARNDECRMTNDESEALAVPHSSFSPLRISGVGAVSPAGWGTASLAATMQERTALPSTNCARTVGKRDWDCPVRLAPASPPDRLPKFPRLRRASPITKFTMAAALEALEQAGFPQGQGAGRLGIVQLMFNGCVQFSGKFYHEVIETPALASPLIFPETVYNAPASHVAAFLGVDGPATTLIGESSAIIEAVSMAHTWLLQELVDHVLVIGSEECDWLGAEAVHYYHPDLHATEGAAALLLSLNGPGLKLIHTSALPFHSEAERAAHLLALAQQPQFNQAHHLTGLSGISLLDQSESAAQAAGIDCSPPATTHHLRQVLGESMGAFGALQLALAATLARQTGDSVSITLPGTLCAAYGAVVEVP, encoded by the coding sequence GTGGTCTCAGTTCCTTCCCAGCGCATTCTCATCACCGGAGCCGGCATCGTCTCGCCCCTCGGGCTGGACTGGCAGGAAAACGAAACCTCTTTTCGGGCAAACCGCACGGCCTTTCGCCCTGTGACGATGTTTGATGTCAGCCAGCGCATCGCCAAGACCGCCGCGCATGTGGACCTGCCCACCGAGCGCCTCTTTTTTAAAACCCCACGTCGCCGCGAGGCGCTCATTGACCGTGGCACCAAAATGCTCCTCCTGGCCCTGCGGGAAACCTTAGCCATGGCCAAAATGTCCGGCCTGGAAGGCGTGGATGCCATCATCATCGGCACCTCCGCCGGGGCCATGGGCATCGGGCAGGATTACTTCCGCCACGCCACCAGCAGTCCGGCCAAGATCCCCGGCCAGATCTCGCGGCTGGAGTTTTACCAGCCGCAGCGCCAGCTCAATGCCATCGCCCAGGAATTTGGGTGGCATGGCCCCATGATTATCGTTTCCAATGCCTGCGCCAGCGGGGCCAATGCCATCGGCGATGCCATGGCCATGATCCAGACGGGGAAGGCCCGGCGCGTCATCGCCGGCGGTTACGATGCCCTGGCCGAGCTTGTCTATGCGGGGTTCGATACCCTCCGCGCCCTCGCCCCCAGCGGCATTCCCCGGCCCTTCGATGCCGCCCGCGACGGCCTTGCCCTGGGCGAAGGTGCCGCCCTCGTCCTCCTGGAAAGCGAATCCGCCGCTGCCGAGCGCCGTGCCGAGGCCATCGCCGTCGCCGCCGGATATGCCACCGCCACCGACCTCCACCACCTCACCCAGCCAGATCCCGCCGGCAAGGCCGCCATCCGCACCATGACAGGTGCCTGCGCCATGGCGGGCATCACTCCGGGTGAAGTCAGCTACATCAATTCCCACGGCACCGGCACTCCTTATAATGATGTGGCGGAAGCCAGCGCCATCCAGGCCTGGGCCGGAGCGGATGCCGCCAAAATATCCCTCAGCTCCACCAAGTCCGCCATGGGCCACCTCCTGGGCGGAGCCGGAGCTGTGGAGGCCGTCATCTGCCTCATGGCCATGCGTGGCCAGTGGATGCCCGGCAGCCTGAACATCCGCGAAACCGACCCTGCTGTCAGCTTTGACCTCGTCCACAGCTTCCGCGAAGCCCCCGTACCCATCGCCCTCACCAACAGCTTCGGCTTCGGTGGGACCAATGCCACCCTTGTTTTTACCCAATGCGAGGCCGCCCCCGGCAAGGCCAGGAATGACGAATGCAGAATGACGAATGACGAATCTGAGGCGCTGGCGGTTCCTCATTCGTCATTCTCCCCCCTCCGCATCTCCGGCGTTGGTGCCGTCTCACCTGCCGGTTGGGGCACCGCCTCTCTCGCTGCCACCATGCAGGAGCGCACCGCCCTTCCCAGCACCAACTGTGCCCGCACCGTCGGTAAGCGTGACTGGGACTGCCCCGTCCGCCTGGCCCCCGCTTCGCCTCCAGACCGCCTGCCAAAATTTCCCCGACTCCGCCGCGCCAGCCCCATCACCAAATTCACCATGGCCGCCGCGCTGGAGGCCCTGGAGCAGGCGGGTTTCCCGCAAGGCCAGGGCGCGGGCCGCCTCGGCATCGTCCAGCTCATGTTCAACGGCTGCGTGCAGTTCAGCGGCAAATTTTACCATGAGGTCATTGAGACCCCCGCCCTGGCCAGTCCCCTCATCTTCCCTGAGACCGTCTATAACGCCCCCGCCTCCCATGTAGCCGCCTTCCTGGGTGTGGACGGCCCTGCCACCACCCTCATCGGGGAATCCAGCGCCATCATCGAGGCGGTCTCCATGGCCCACACCTGGCTGCTTCAGGAGCTTGTGGATCACGTCCTTGTCATCGGATCGGAGGAGTGTGACTGGCTCGGAGCCGAGGCCGTCCACTATTACCACCCGGATCTCCATGCCACAGAAGGTGCCGCCGCCCTCCTTCTCAGTCTCAATGGCCCCGGCTTAAAGCTCATCCACACTTCTGCTCTCCCCTTTCATAGCGAGGCCGAAAGAGCCGCCCACCTCCTCGCCCTCGCCCAGCAGCCGCAGTTTAACCAGGCCCACCACCTCACCGGCCTCTCTGGTATTTCCCTCCTGGACCAATCTGAATCTGCCGCCCAAGCAGCGGGGATAGACTGCTCACCGCCCGCCACCACCCATCATCTCCGCCAGGTTTTGGGTGAAAGCATGGGTGCCTTCGGTGCCCTTCAGCTTGCTCTCGCCGCCACCCTCGCCCGCCAGACGGGTGACTCTGTATCCATCACTCTTCCCGGCACCCTCTGTGCCGCCTATGGGGCCGTTGTGGAGGTGCCGTAG
- a CDS encoding AraC family transcriptional regulator yields MAQATLQTQKSFLALAVGGSHFGQLFDELPGISFFAKNRDFQFVAANRRFWRRFGFQSEAELIGKTDFDLFPVQLARNYRVDDEEVLTTGEPKRRIVEPFFNQQGLPDWFFTNKLPMRCPQGHIIGLMGIIENYAAASAVKTPYFQLDRAVNHIREHFREPIAITDLATLAGLSVRQFNRLFQQVFQSSPRDFLIKTRIQAACQELRRGDRDIREIALHAGFCDQSALTLHFRHHMGTTPSRYRKEHRQRASEAADD; encoded by the coding sequence ATGGCCCAAGCGACCCTCCAGACCCAAAAGTCCTTTCTCGCTCTGGCGGTGGGAGGCAGCCATTTTGGCCAGTTGTTTGATGAACTGCCCGGAATCTCCTTCTTTGCCAAAAACCGGGATTTTCAGTTCGTCGCGGCCAACCGGCGCTTCTGGCGGAGGTTTGGCTTTCAATCGGAAGCGGAGTTGATTGGCAAAACGGACTTCGACCTTTTCCCGGTCCAGCTCGCCCGCAACTACCGGGTAGATGATGAGGAAGTCCTCACCACTGGAGAGCCCAAAAGACGCATCGTGGAGCCGTTTTTTAACCAGCAGGGGCTGCCGGACTGGTTCTTCACCAACAAGCTGCCGATGCGCTGCCCGCAGGGCCACATCATCGGTCTCATGGGGATTATTGAAAACTACGCTGCCGCCAGTGCGGTGAAGACGCCCTACTTCCAGCTCGACCGGGCCGTGAACCACATCCGGGAGCATTTTCGTGAACCCATCGCCATCACAGATCTCGCCACGCTGGCGGGGCTTTCCGTGCGCCAGTTCAACCGTCTCTTCCAGCAGGTCTTCCAGAGCAGCCCGCGTGATTTTCTGATCAAGACCCGCATCCAGGCGGCGTGTCAGGAACTGCGGCGAGGTGACCGGGACATCCGCGAGATCGCCCTGCACGCGGGCTTTTGTGACCAGAGCGCGCTGACCCTGCATTTCCGTCATCACATGGGCACGACGCCATCCCGCTACCGCAAGGAGCACCGACAGCGTGCCTCAGAAGCCGCAGATGACTGA
- a CDS encoding AMP-binding protein produces MFADRWKQILNLRGDDVALWHPGGALSFRALETAARALPSKICGRLGRHYLAQGDGPEITTALLAGFLTGRPVQLVEKDRSRRVPACCVPRNAALVKQTVGSSGVRRCQFFTFAQVAADVDRLHDAMGLNSCDVALAPLSVAHSFGLTTTVLQTLLNGLPTHWLPTPFPCGMTEALGQHERVFLPGVPAMWKAWLLSGLDLSRVKLAVSAGSPLTLELEAKVRETFHLKLHNLYGTSETGAISYDTGNEPRTEAGDLGTLLPGVQAAVENGRLVVASDAVGLGYDTVQPGELFSLGRHRTWDRITLRGNALTYDACEGPGINVASRKLSPAVIAEKIRTATGVRHVRIHGQPSRDAERVQDVVACLGVTPEQLTCEFKSKACAALAPWEVPRHWRIENPGFAASEAERSGGYEGMALA; encoded by the coding sequence ATGTTTGCTGACCGTTGGAAACAAATCCTTAACTTGCGCGGCGATGATGTAGCGCTCTGGCACCCTGGGGGTGCCCTGTCTTTTCGTGCCCTGGAGACGGCAGCGCGGGCGCTGCCGTCAAAGATCTGCGGGCGGCTGGGACGGCATTACCTGGCCCAGGGGGACGGCCCGGAGATTACCACGGCGCTGCTGGCGGGTTTTTTGACCGGACGGCCCGTGCAACTGGTGGAAAAGGACCGCTCCCGCCGGGTGCCTGCCTGCTGTGTGCCACGGAATGCGGCCCTGGTGAAGCAGACAGTGGGCAGCTCAGGCGTGCGCCGATGCCAGTTCTTTACCTTTGCGCAAGTGGCGGCGGATGTGGACCGGCTGCACGATGCGATGGGACTGAACAGCTGCGATGTGGCTCTGGCCCCTCTGAGCGTGGCTCACAGCTTCGGCCTGACGACAACGGTTTTGCAGACGCTGCTAAACGGCCTGCCCACGCACTGGCTGCCCACCCCCTTTCCCTGCGGCATGACCGAGGCGCTGGGCCAGCATGAGCGGGTGTTTTTACCCGGTGTGCCGGCGATGTGGAAGGCCTGGCTGCTCTCCGGGCTGGACCTTTCCCGCGTGAAGCTGGCCGTCTCCGCCGGATCTCCGCTGACACTGGAACTGGAGGCCAAGGTGCGGGAAACTTTTCATCTGAAGCTGCACAATCTTTACGGCACCAGCGAGACGGGGGCTATCAGCTATGATACAGGCAATGAGCCGCGAACAGAGGCGGGGGATCTGGGCACCCTCCTGCCGGGCGTGCAGGCAGCAGTCGAAAATGGACGCCTCGTGGTGGCCAGTGATGCCGTGGGCCTGGGTTATGACACGGTCCAGCCCGGGGAGCTTTTTTCCCTGGGCCGTCACCGAACCTGGGACCGCATCACCCTACGCGGGAATGCACTGACGTATGACGCCTGCGAGGGGCCGGGAATCAATGTCGCCAGCCGTAAGCTGAGCCCGGCAGTCATCGCCGAAAAGATCCGCACCGCCACAGGTGTGCGCCACGTGCGCATCCACGGCCAGCCGAGCCGCGATGCCGAACGCGTGCAGGACGTGGTCGCCTGCCTGGGCGTGACGCCTGAGCAGCTCACCTGTGAATTTAAATCCAAAGCCTGCGCAGCGCTGGCCCCCTGGGAGGTGCCCCGGCACTGGCGGATCGAAAATCCGGGCTTTGCGGCCAGTGAGGCGGAGAGGTCCGGCGGGTATGAGGGGATGGCGCTGGCGTGA
- a CDS encoding DUF5722 domain-containing protein codes for MIRFLGRVMILFHAAAALGGEIPLGLGPHKDVEVRVQPETVLELKLGEGHPHFWTGIVSGDYKVDEHTVLALEYFAPSGLESVVLRYRVASGEMAVAEQLPVPLAETWQPLAFDLGQLEVKPAAGHPEMRFHFALNGAAGTEVQLRRIRLRETNAEEKTLAANREKIMAEREAQAAAILADIRLNTEATLQTVHVGAKEITLIGRAAGPVKVVGIPPEMVSFQADKGAVDADAKPDAKGAFKLTIARVVEGSQKDRALWRWRLLGPDGQWASRAMWPTAYGPAVGRNIPKLTAPHQKGIGMPPVRNADHDIFNLGVRHATMNVVLHALIRETAAPGWTPWKFEGRTYYLNEKQIEGHDISLRLMAEKKIIVSAILLVGNGRGADGKPGMSLTHPEAELRGIYSIPNLTAEEPAQFYRAALHLMAERWTRADGSCGRVSNWIMHNEIDQGATWTNMGAQPLARYLETYMRSARLMHHTARLFDPHARVFISLTHHWAKKSSGSGTYIVRDMLELFAEMARAEGDFEWGVAYHPYPRDLRNPDTWKDADLTQDFDTPYITPKNIEVLPAFLEQSRFLFAGKPRGILLSEQGFNTPTLSLEDQRRQVAGLIYMFRKLQPLKTIEAYHLHRYQDMPVQEGGLRLGIITETGEHKLGWEAYQAIGTEKEAEFEKMAEEVMKQGD; via the coding sequence ATGATTCGATTTTTGGGCAGGGTAATGATTTTGTTCCATGCGGCAGCCGCACTGGGTGGGGAGATTCCTTTGGGGCTGGGACCCCACAAGGATGTGGAGGTGCGTGTGCAGCCGGAGACAGTGCTGGAACTTAAACTGGGCGAGGGCCATCCGCATTTCTGGACAGGGATCGTGTCAGGCGATTACAAAGTGGATGAGCACACCGTCCTCGCCCTGGAATATTTTGCGCCCTCGGGCCTGGAATCGGTGGTGTTAAGATACCGCGTCGCCAGCGGGGAGATGGCGGTGGCGGAGCAGCTGCCCGTGCCACTGGCGGAGACCTGGCAGCCGCTGGCGTTTGACCTGGGACAACTGGAAGTGAAACCGGCGGCGGGACATCCGGAGATGCGGTTTCATTTTGCGCTGAACGGAGCCGCAGGCACAGAGGTACAACTGCGCCGCATCCGGCTGCGTGAGACAAATGCGGAAGAGAAAACCCTGGCTGCGAACCGCGAAAAAATCATGGCTGAAAGGGAGGCGCAGGCCGCTGCCATCCTGGCTGATATCCGGTTGAACACGGAAGCCACGCTCCAAACAGTGCATGTAGGTGCAAAGGAAATCACGCTGATCGGCCGCGCTGCGGGACCGGTGAAAGTGGTGGGAATTCCGCCGGAAATGGTTTCCTTTCAGGCGGATAAAGGTGCGGTGGACGCAGACGCAAAACCGGATGCCAAAGGTGCCTTCAAGCTGACCATCGCGAGGGTGGTGGAGGGCAGCCAAAAGGACCGCGCTCTGTGGCGCTGGCGCCTGCTGGGCCCTGACGGTCAATGGGCCTCGCGAGCCATGTGGCCGACGGCTTACGGCCCGGCGGTGGGGCGCAACATACCGAAGCTGACCGCTCCGCACCAGAAGGGCATCGGCATGCCACCGGTACGGAATGCGGATCATGACATCTTCAACCTCGGCGTACGCCATGCGACCATGAACGTCGTTCTGCATGCGCTTATCCGTGAAACGGCGGCTCCAGGATGGACGCCCTGGAAGTTTGAAGGCCGCACCTATTACTTGAACGAAAAGCAGATCGAAGGTCATGACATCTCGCTGCGCCTCATGGCGGAGAAGAAGATCATCGTCAGCGCCATCCTGCTGGTGGGCAATGGGCGTGGTGCCGATGGAAAACCTGGGATGTCTCTCACTCATCCAGAAGCGGAATTACGCGGTATCTATTCCATCCCCAATCTGACAGCGGAGGAACCGGCGCAATTTTACCGTGCCGCGCTGCATCTCATGGCGGAGCGATGGACACGAGCGGACGGTTCCTGTGGCCGGGTAAGCAACTGGATCATGCACAATGAAATTGATCAGGGTGCCACATGGACCAACATGGGCGCGCAGCCGCTGGCACGTTATTTGGAAACCTATATGCGCTCCGCCAGGCTCATGCATCACACGGCGCGGCTGTTTGATCCGCATGCACGTGTGTTCATCTCGCTCACGCATCATTGGGCGAAAAAGAGCAGCGGCAGCGGCACCTACATCGTGAGGGACATGCTGGAGCTGTTCGCCGAAATGGCCCGTGCCGAGGGGGACTTCGAATGGGGTGTGGCCTACCACCCGTATCCTCGGGATCTGCGCAATCCGGACACCTGGAAAGACGCGGACCTGACGCAGGATTTCGACACCCCTTACATTACACCAAAAAATATCGAAGTGCTGCCCGCCTTCCTTGAGCAGTCACGCTTTTTGTTCGCGGGGAAACCGCGCGGCATCCTGTTGTCAGAGCAGGGTTTTAATACACCCACACTCAGCCTGGAGGACCAGCGCCGCCAGGTGGCCGGCCTCATTTACATGTTCCGCAAACTGCAGCCGCTGAAGACCATCGAGGCCTATCACCTGCACCGTTATCAGGACATGCCCGTCCAGGAAGGCGGCCTGCGCCTGGGCATCATCACCGAAACCGGGGAGCACAAGCTGGGCTGGGAGGCTTATCAGGCCATTGGCACGGAGAAGGAAGCGGAGTTTGAAAAGATGGCGGAGGAGGTAATGAAGCAGGGCGACTAA
- the xylA gene encoding xylose isomerase, whose amino-acid sequence MNHGEFFPNIPRIAFEGPKSRNPLAFKHYDAAELVGGKSMKEHLRFACAYWHTMRNGLSDPFGGATAQRPWDDGTESVANAQKRVWAMFEFMQKTGIEYYCFHDRDVAPELNDLARSNAAFDAVADELEKAQKQTGCKLLWGTACLFSHPRYNQGAGTSPYADVFAYGAAQIKKAIDVTHRLGGEGYTFWGGREGYATLWNTNMKRELDHLARLLHMAVDYKKKIGFKGAFYIEPKPREPSTHQYDSDAAACLNFLREYGLLGELSLNLETNHATLAGHSMMHEMRVAREAGALGSVDANTGDELIGWDTDQFPTDIYLTTQIMIEVLKMGGFTTGGLNFDAKTRRESFEPEDLFHAHIGGMDAFARGLKIAHAIVSDGRMDDFVKSRYESFDSGIGARIEAGAVTLEELEAYTLGKGEPATRSGRQEMLENLINDFI is encoded by the coding sequence ATGAACCACGGCGAATTTTTTCCCAACATCCCGCGTATTGCCTTCGAAGGCCCCAAGTCCCGCAACCCGCTGGCTTTCAAACACTACGACGCCGCTGAGCTGGTAGGTGGCAAGTCAATGAAGGAGCACCTGCGCTTTGCCTGTGCCTACTGGCACACCATGCGCAACGGTCTCTCGGACCCCTTCGGTGGCGCGACTGCCCAGCGCCCCTGGGATGATGGCACGGAATCTGTGGCGAATGCGCAAAAGCGCGTCTGGGCCATGTTTGAATTCATGCAGAAGACCGGCATCGAATACTACTGCTTCCATGACCGCGACGTGGCCCCGGAGCTGAATGATCTGGCCAGATCCAATGCCGCTTTTGATGCCGTGGCGGACGAGCTGGAGAAAGCGCAGAAGCAGACCGGCTGCAAGCTGCTGTGGGGCACGGCCTGCCTGTTCTCCCACCCACGGTATAACCAGGGGGCGGGCACCTCCCCATATGCGGATGTGTTTGCCTACGGCGCTGCCCAGATCAAAAAGGCCATTGATGTCACCCATCGCCTGGGTGGGGAAGGTTACACTTTTTGGGGCGGCCGTGAAGGTTATGCCACGCTGTGGAACACGAACATGAAGCGCGAACTGGATCATCTGGCCCGGCTCCTGCACATGGCCGTGGACTATAAAAAGAAGATCGGGTTTAAAGGGGCCTTCTACATTGAACCCAAGCCGCGCGAGCCCTCGACGCACCAGTATGATTCCGATGCTGCCGCCTGCCTCAATTTCCTTCGTGAGTATGGTTTGTTGGGTGAGCTTTCCCTGAATCTGGAAACCAACCACGCCACCCTGGCCGGTCACAGCATGATGCATGAGATGCGCGTGGCGAGAGAGGCCGGCGCGCTCGGCTCGGTGGATGCGAACACGGGGGATGAACTCATCGGCTGGGATACGGACCAGTTCCCGACGGACATCTACCTGACCACGCAGATCATGATCGAAGTCCTGAAAATGGGCGGCTTCACCACCGGCGGCCTGAACTTTGATGCCAAAACGCGTCGGGAATCCTTTGAGCCAGAAGACCTTTTTCACGCCCACATCGGCGGCATGGACGCCTTCGCCCGGGGGCTCAAGATCGCCCACGCCATCGTCAGCGACGGGCGGATGGATGACTTTGTGAAATCCCGTTACGAGAGCTTTGATTCCGGCATTGGTGCCCGCATTGAGGCAGGAGCGGTCACGTTGGAGGAACTGGAGGCTTACACGCTCGGCAAAGGCGAACCCGCCACCCGTAGCGGCCGCCAGGAGATGCTGGAGAATCTGATTAACGACTTCATCTGA
- a CDS encoding CoA-binding protein yields the protein MSTPERVVILGASDRPDRYAHKAMKALLRHGHEVVLVHPRHKEIEGRPVLADVGEVTGPVDTVTMYVGPAISAGLADKLMALKPRRVIFNPGSENPELQDKLENAGIRPEEACTLVMLATGQY from the coding sequence ATGAGTACCCCTGAACGTGTCGTGATCCTCGGTGCCAGTGACCGGCCAGACCGCTATGCCCACAAAGCCATGAAAGCCCTGCTGCGGCATGGGCATGAAGTGGTGCTGGTGCATCCGAGGCATAAGGAGATCGAAGGCCGCCCGGTGCTGGCCGATGTGGGAGAGGTGACCGGCCCGGTGGATACCGTGACGATGTATGTTGGCCCGGCCATCTCGGCAGGGCTGGCGGACAAGCTGATGGCATTGAAACCGCGACGGGTGATTTTTAATCCCGGCTCGGAGAATCCGGAGCTGCAAGATAAGCTGGAGAATGCGGGCATCCGTCCGGAGGAGGCCTGCACTCTGGTGATGCTGGCGACAGGGCAGTATTGA